The proteins below are encoded in one region of Phaseolus vulgaris cultivar G19833 chromosome 1, P. vulgaris v2.0, whole genome shotgun sequence:
- the LOC137815972 gene encoding uncharacterized protein → MNDNKIEKPIVQALEAQTSIGSSYHKHGSYFNKGRGGQNHGGAWRGERGRGGRGGIYNKSNVECYNCHKRGHYVNECKSKGDNHASNCAQEDTNHEQDEEDHEVLMTTTSNENPNNQTWYLDTGCTNHMCGQKELFADLDDSFRTKVKFGDGRFVPVIGKGRILITLKNDDHRYIYDVSYVSDMKSNLLSVGQLAEKGYVMHIVENKFSIFDKKAFVERGSGRQIKMVRSDGGGEYKSNEFKKHCEELALQHNITCPYTPQHSEVTERKNRTIMDMARSMLKAKGMPNYFWVVVVTCAVYLINRSPTWSVPNTTPIEAWSEFKSNLQHLKVFGSITYAHVPNTARSKLDYKAVKTIFIGYKHGGYKLYNPMTKKVIVSHDVTFAEDEGWKWNAVAEIDSKK, encoded by the exons GGCGCTTGGCGTGGGGAACGTGGTCGTGGAGGACGAGGAGGCATTTacaataaatcaaatgttgagtGTTATAATTGCCATAAACGTGGCCATTATGTGAATGAGTGCAaatcaaaaggtgataatcatgcttccaattgtgctcaagaagatactaatcacgaacaagatgaagaggatcatgaAGTATTAATGAcaaccacatcaaatgaaaATCCAAACAAccagacttggtatttggatacaggttgcacgaatcatatgtgtggtcagaaggagctgtttgcagatttggatgactcatttcgcacaaaagtgaaattcggtgatggcagGTTCGTTCCGGTGATTGGAAAAGGGCGAATTCTTATTACATTGAAGAATGAtgatcacaggtacatctatgatgtttcCTATGTATCTGAcatgaaaagtaatttgttgagtGTGGGACAACTGGCCGAAAAGGGTTacgtgatgcacatagttgaaaataaattctcaatttttgataaaaaag catttgttgaaagaggGAGTGGTAGacaaattaagatggtgcgtagtgatggaggaggtgagtacaagtctaatgagttcaagaagcactgtgaagaacttgcgttgcaacataacataacttgTCCTTACACACCTCAACACAGTGAAGTTAccgagagaaagaatagaacaatcatggacatggcgaggagcatgcttaaagcgaaaggtatgccaaattatttttgggttgTGGTTGTTacatgtgcggtatatttgataaacagatcacccacttggagtgttcctaacacaactccgattgaggcatggagtGAATTCAAATCCAATTTGCAgcacttgaaggtatttgggtcaattacttatgctcatgttCCCAATACagcaagatcgaagttggattataaggcagtgaagaccattttcattggatataagcatgggggatacaaactgtacaatccaatgacaaagaaggtgattgttagtcatgatgttacatttgccgaaGATGAGGGATGGAAATGGAATGCAGTAGCTGAAATAGATtcgaaaaaatga